The Sediminispirochaeta smaragdinae DSM 11293 genome has a segment encoding these proteins:
- a CDS encoding ABC transporter substrate-binding protein — MVFVRRALAVFLLFVCMTSLLFAGGTQEPASDRKVAGSPQSGMSILGESDASVRFREVSGRIVEIPKFPKRTVIMHNSILDLWYMAGGTSLARLRGAINVPAEAKDLPVLGSIASIDVEKIMKLEPDLLIFSGTSEYQRKISDFFASEGVASLGINYENYDDFGLIFDLFTRLNGRRDLYEAYLIPTQEKVQSIIDRVPKGVHPKVCILFASTNYVKVETEETVTGDYCKRLGAVNIYRESAFEGAGRVDLSLEYILEQDPDLIFVTTMGDVEKCTARIEMEVSSNPVWASLSAVKNGRFHYLDKSFSIYKPNRAYPEAFQRIAELLYPGTDFSLGSGEGKAE, encoded by the coding sequence ATGGTTTTCGTTCGAAGGGCTCTCGCCGTTTTTCTTTTGTTTGTGTGCATGACATCTCTGCTTTTTGCCGGAGGGACGCAGGAGCCGGCATCCGACCGAAAGGTGGCCGGTAGTCCGCAGTCGGGGATGTCGATCTTGGGCGAGAGCGATGCGTCGGTACGCTTTCGGGAGGTTTCGGGCCGGATTGTCGAAATTCCCAAATTCCCCAAACGAACCGTCATCATGCACAATTCGATACTCGACCTCTGGTATATGGCCGGAGGAACAAGCCTTGCCCGCCTGAGGGGAGCAATCAATGTGCCCGCCGAGGCAAAAGATCTTCCCGTGCTTGGTTCCATTGCCAGTATCGATGTCGAAAAAATCATGAAACTGGAACCGGACTTGCTTATCTTTTCGGGAACAAGTGAATACCAGCGAAAAATCAGTGATTTTTTTGCCTCTGAAGGGGTGGCGAGCCTTGGGATCAATTATGAAAACTATGATGATTTTGGTCTCATCTTCGATCTCTTTACCAGGCTCAACGGCCGACGGGATCTCTACGAAGCGTATTTGATTCCGACGCAGGAAAAGGTTCAGTCCATTATCGATCGGGTACCGAAGGGCGTGCATCCAAAGGTGTGTATCCTCTTTGCTTCCACCAACTACGTGAAGGTGGAAACCGAGGAGACCGTGACCGGAGACTACTGCAAGCGTCTTGGAGCGGTGAATATCTATCGTGAATCGGCCTTCGAAGGAGCCGGTCGAGTCGACCTCAGTCTTGAATACATCCTCGAACAGGATCCTGATCTCATATTCGTCACCACCATGGGTGATGTGGAAAAGTGTACGGCCAGGATAGAAATGGAGGTTTCATCCAATCCTGTATGGGCTTCCCTTTCGGCTGTGAAAAACGGACGGTTTCATTATCTGGATAAGTCCTTTTCCATCTACAAGCCGAACCGCGCCTATCCCGAGGCATTTCAGAGGATTGCCGAACTCCTGTATCCTGGAACGGATTTCAGTCTCGGTTCCGGGGAGGGGAAGGCTGAGTGA
- a CDS encoding pyridoxal phosphate-dependent aminotransferase translates to MVPDAKHQAGKPEQAALIRPELLTSQTVPHGGREAKPFDFSVCLNPFPLPDPVVTAIAAAPMNRYPDTRGRQLAGELARLHGCDPERLLLTNGVSQAIFLTAFGLLERGRNVLVVGPTYEEYAKNSALMGARIDSFRAKPQEGFTLSIPSLIRTIGELKPALTWICNPNNPTGLLLDRRDIEEIADSCSSCGGLLVVDEAYMNFVDENRRYCAEAENIVVLRSMTKDFALPGLRLGYSIAPHRIARALSAARPEWSINAPALAAGLAAIQHREVFETQWRRLRLQRQSLETAAAALGYGIFPGTANFFLLYSGAKARARRFREHLAASDIALRDCTSFDLPGFYRIGISSEENNRQLLGFLAAESGPTGQDETTEKREKT, encoded by the coding sequence TTGGTTCCTGATGCAAAACACCAAGCCGGGAAACCGGAACAAGCGGCGCTGATACGCCCCGAGCTTCTTACATCTCAAACGGTACCTCACGGAGGAAGAGAGGCAAAGCCCTTTGATTTCTCGGTCTGCCTCAACCCCTTTCCCCTTCCAGACCCGGTTGTCACGGCCATTGCGGCCGCGCCGATGAACCGCTACCCCGACACAAGAGGCCGGCAACTTGCCGGGGAGCTTGCAAGGTTACACGGCTGTGATCCCGAACGCCTGCTGCTTACCAACGGGGTGAGCCAGGCCATCTTTCTCACCGCTTTTGGCCTCCTGGAACGGGGAAGAAACGTGCTGGTTGTCGGTCCAACCTACGAAGAGTATGCAAAAAACAGTGCCCTCATGGGGGCACGGATTGATAGTTTCCGGGCGAAGCCGCAGGAAGGATTCACGCTATCCATCCCTTCCCTTATCAGGACCATTGGTGAGTTGAAGCCCGCGCTGACATGGATCTGCAATCCCAACAACCCCACAGGGCTCCTTCTCGACAGACGGGACATCGAGGAGATAGCAGACTCCTGTTCCAGCTGCGGCGGTCTCCTGGTCGTGGACGAGGCGTACATGAACTTTGTCGATGAAAACAGACGCTACTGCGCGGAGGCCGAAAACATCGTGGTACTGCGTTCCATGACAAAGGATTTTGCCCTTCCCGGACTCAGACTGGGCTATAGTATCGCGCCTCACCGGATTGCAAGGGCCCTTAGCGCCGCCCGCCCCGAGTGGAGCATCAACGCCCCGGCTCTTGCCGCAGGCCTTGCCGCCATACAGCATCGGGAAGTCTTTGAAACACAGTGGCGACGGCTCCGACTACAGCGGCAGAGCCTTGAGACAGCAGCCGCAGCATTAGGTTACGGCATATTCCCTGGAACGGCCAACTTTTTCCTCCTGTACTCCGGAGCAAAAGCGCGTGCACGGCGGTTCCGTGAACATCTTGCCGCCTCGGACATCGCCCTGCGCGACTGTACATCCTTTGACCTGCCAGGGTTCTACCGGATAGGAATTTCAAGCGAAGAAAACAATAGACAACTGCTCGGTTTCCTTGCCGCCGAAAGCGGTCCGACCGGACAGGATGAAACAACAGAGAAACGGGAGAAGACATGA
- a CDS encoding cobyric acid synthase, with amino-acid sequence MSRTLMIQGTSSNVGKSLLVAAFCRIFARKGLRVFPFKSQNMALNSFVTSEGLEIGRAQALQATAAKRDAEVAMNPVLLKPEGNSSSQVVLMGKPWRRLSGGEYYKAKPALWETITEVLDRAGKENDLLIVEGAGSPAEINLKEHEIVNMRVARYLQAPVLLAADIDRGGVFAFLYGTLALLEPEERELVKGFIINKFRGDVELLKPGLDMLRNLTGGVPTLGVVPYLKEISLAQEDSVFLEEHRFFGSGSTEIAVMLLPHISNYDDFDALTMEPGLQLRFVEHPRELGNPAAIILPGTKTTMADLLWLRQSGLAEAICRKVEEGTSVIGICGGFQMLGRQIIDKEGVEGSAGSLRGLGLLDVTTYFSREKKTIQETGTLCSDKGTLAPMKGYKVSGYEIHMGHSALGESAGPFLATGSGGRDGAVSPDGRIIGTYFHGLFDEAAFRRGWLASLGWEPEGKPVSLVQRREEELEALADAVEAAIDMKQLEAIIGL; translated from the coding sequence ATGTCACGAACCTTAATGATCCAGGGAACATCCTCGAATGTCGGTAAAAGCCTCCTTGTCGCCGCCTTTTGCCGAATCTTTGCGCGAAAGGGGCTTCGGGTCTTTCCCTTTAAAAGCCAGAACATGGCCCTCAACTCTTTCGTAACCAGCGAAGGCCTGGAGATCGGCAGAGCCCAGGCCCTCCAGGCTACCGCGGCAAAACGGGATGCCGAGGTAGCCATGAACCCGGTACTGCTCAAGCCGGAGGGTAACAGCAGCTCCCAAGTGGTGCTGATGGGAAAGCCGTGGCGACGCCTAAGCGGAGGTGAGTATTACAAGGCGAAGCCTGCGTTGTGGGAAACCATCACCGAGGTTCTGGATAGGGCGGGGAAAGAGAACGACCTGCTTATCGTCGAAGGAGCGGGCAGCCCCGCCGAGATCAATCTGAAGGAACACGAAATCGTCAACATGCGGGTGGCAAGATATCTACAGGCCCCGGTTCTTCTGGCCGCCGACATCGACAGGGGCGGCGTTTTCGCATTCCTTTACGGCACCCTTGCCCTTCTCGAGCCGGAGGAACGGGAACTGGTCAAAGGTTTTATCATCAATAAATTCCGGGGCGATGTCGAACTGCTCAAACCGGGGCTCGATATGCTTCGGAACCTGACAGGAGGCGTCCCGACCCTGGGCGTAGTTCCCTACCTGAAGGAGATCTCCCTCGCCCAGGAAGATTCGGTGTTTCTCGAAGAGCACCGCTTTTTCGGCTCCGGAAGTACCGAGATAGCGGTCATGCTTCTGCCCCACATCTCCAATTACGATGATTTCGACGCCCTGACCATGGAGCCGGGCCTACAGCTTCGTTTTGTGGAACATCCAAGAGAGCTGGGTAACCCTGCGGCAATCATCCTGCCGGGAACCAAAACCACCATGGCAGATCTGCTCTGGCTCAGGCAGAGCGGCCTTGCCGAGGCTATTTGCCGCAAAGTCGAAGAGGGAACATCGGTCATTGGTATCTGCGGGGGCTTTCAGATGCTGGGAAGGCAGATCATCGACAAAGAGGGGGTGGAGGGCAGCGCCGGAAGCCTCCGGGGCCTTGGGCTGCTGGATGTAACCACCTACTTCAGTCGGGAAAAGAAGACGATCCAGGAGACAGGGACCCTCTGCAGTGATAAGGGAACCCTTGCTCCGATGAAAGGGTACAAGGTCAGCGGTTATGAAATCCACATGGGTCATAGCGCGCTGGGAGAGTCGGCCGGTCCTTTTCTTGCAACCGGCTCAGGAGGGCGCGACGGTGCAGTATCACCGGACGGCCGCATCATCGGAACCTACTTTCACGGTCTCTTCGACGAGGCCGCTTTCAGACGGGGCTGGCTCGCATCTCTGGGCTGGGAGCCTGAAGGCAAGCCTGTAAGCCTTGTCCAGAGGAGGGAAGAAGAACTGGAGGCCCTGGCCGATGCGGTGGAAGCGGCCATTGATATGAAGCAGCTGGAGGCAATCATCGGACTATGA
- the cobT gene encoding nicotinate-nucleotide--dimethylbenzimidazole phosphoribosyltransferase, whose amino-acid sequence MNNEQIRTAARKHLDGLTKPVGSLGKLEDFAVKMAEIQGKVVPESGKMGAFVIAADHGINEAGVSMYPKEVTKQMVANFTQNGAGINVLARHCGFDVFIVDAGIASDVDLSQVIGCKAGYGTRNFHEIEAMTADQLEICLANGKQLAENAVTEGYKILALGDMGISNTTTAAAMAIAGGLPAESIIDKGTGISSEMLDHKRRVILESIERHAPFSDAKDIMRKVGGFELATMAGFILGLKGKGCACMIDGFPVTAGAYMAWLMDNEVSAYLFAGHKSKVKGHAVMLQAMGLEAIVELDMRLGEGTGAVIGGFLVNLGIKIASEMASFNDAGVSQSTGKEENY is encoded by the coding sequence ATGAACAACGAACAGATCAGAACAGCAGCCCGGAAGCACCTTGACGGACTGACCAAACCGGTGGGAAGCCTGGGGAAACTGGAGGACTTTGCCGTCAAAATGGCGGAGATTCAGGGAAAGGTCGTTCCAGAATCGGGAAAAATGGGCGCCTTTGTCATTGCCGCAGACCACGGCATCAATGAAGCAGGGGTCTCCATGTATCCCAAGGAGGTCACCAAGCAGATGGTTGCCAATTTTACCCAAAACGGTGCAGGGATCAACGTACTTGCGCGTCACTGCGGATTCGATGTTTTCATCGTCGATGCAGGGATAGCCTCGGACGTCGATCTTTCCCAGGTGATCGGCTGCAAGGCAGGATACGGAACCCGGAACTTTCACGAGATAGAAGCAATGACCGCCGACCAGCTTGAGATCTGCCTTGCGAATGGAAAACAACTAGCGGAAAACGCGGTTACCGAGGGCTACAAAATCCTCGCCCTCGGTGATATGGGGATCAGCAACACGACGACCGCCGCGGCCATGGCAATTGCCGGGGGGCTACCTGCCGAATCGATCATCGACAAGGGAACGGGCATCAGCAGCGAAATGCTCGATCACAAACGACGTGTCATCCTCGAATCTATCGAACGCCATGCCCCTTTTTCCGATGCAAAGGATATCATGCGCAAGGTCGGTGGCTTCGAGCTGGCTACCATGGCAGGCTTTATCCTCGGTCTTAAAGGGAAGGGCTGCGCCTGCATGATCGACGGATTTCCGGTAACAGCCGGGGCCTATATGGCCTGGCTCATGGACAATGAAGTCTCGGCTTATCTATTCGCCGGCCACAAATCAAAGGTGAAAGGACACGCGGTAATGCTCCAGGCCATGGGCCTCGAAGCGATTGTGGAGCTGGATATGCGACTGGGAGAAGGGACGGGAGCGGTTATCGGCGGCTTTCTGGTCAATCTCGGAATCAAAATCGCTTCGGAAATGGCATCCTTCAACGATGCGGGAGTCTCCCAAAGTACCGGCAAAGAAGAAAACTACTAA
- the cbiB gene encoding adenosylcobinamide-phosphate synthase CbiB, producing the protein MNLCLPILAGALLYDLLWGDPPNRFHPVAWMGSLISRLWQHRPKQGKWLLFSYGALMTICGALLFSLPLLLLNRIPILPRLVLSIVFLKMSFSLTTLLRTGDKIARALEAGDLASARKLTAFHLVSRNTSELEESELCGAVVESLAENLTDSFTSPLLYYLLAGLPGAFAFRYINTSDAMIGYRTGDFEFGGKWAARCDDLLNFIPARVTALLIILAGSIIPIRSAPGEGNGAGRKRSLASLFAWQNATESPNAGWTMGAAAAILGLRLEKRGHYVINSTGRLPKPADIRRCIRLVRRSALLFLLLLAGILACTGVILGS; encoded by the coding sequence ATGAACCTTTGCCTGCCGATTCTTGCGGGAGCCCTGCTTTACGACCTGCTTTGGGGCGATCCTCCCAACCGTTTTCATCCGGTAGCCTGGATGGGAAGCCTCATTTCCCGCCTCTGGCAGCATCGGCCCAAACAGGGGAAGTGGCTTCTTTTTTCCTACGGCGCCCTTATGACCATCTGTGGAGCCCTGCTCTTTTCCCTTCCCCTGCTTCTTCTAAACAGGATTCCGATCCTGCCGAGGTTGGTTCTGTCGATCGTTTTTTTGAAAATGAGCTTTTCTCTCACCACCCTCCTGCGAACGGGGGACAAGATCGCACGGGCGCTGGAAGCCGGGGACCTTGCATCGGCGAGAAAGCTGACAGCCTTTCACCTTGTCAGTCGGAACACGAGCGAACTGGAGGAGTCGGAGCTCTGCGGTGCGGTGGTCGAATCCCTTGCGGAGAACCTTACCGACAGCTTTACCTCACCCCTTTTGTACTATCTTCTTGCGGGCCTTCCCGGTGCCTTTGCCTTCCGCTATATCAATACCAGCGATGCCATGATAGGCTACCGCACGGGAGACTTCGAGTTCGGAGGTAAATGGGCGGCTCGTTGTGATGATCTTCTGAATTTTATCCCGGCCAGAGTGACGGCCTTGCTCATCATTTTGGCCGGAAGCATCATACCGATACGATCAGCCCCTGGGGAGGGTAATGGTGCCGGGAGGAAAAGATCCCTGGCGTCCCTCTTTGCATGGCAGAATGCTACCGAAAGCCCCAACGCAGGCTGGACCATGGGCGCCGCAGCCGCTATTTTAGGCTTACGCCTGGAAAAAAGAGGGCACTACGTCATAAACAGTACAGGTCGCCTTCCGAAACCCGCCGACATTCGCCGTTGCATTAGGCTGGTTCGAAGATCGGCCCTTCTTTTTCTTCTACTTTTGGCCGGTATCCTTGCCTGTACGGGGGTGATCCTTGGTTCCTGA
- a CDS encoding FecCD family ABC transporter permease produces MSRFDIRSRTGYRLAILVLLLCLLFAALLLAIRFGSSGFTFRQILRALFIDTTSVDHRILMMVRMPRAIAAALVGFCLALSGTLLQGVMRNPLASPNVIGVSAGAGLAAVCIYILFPGHYFLVTPVAFGGAFLAALLVYLLAWKGGASPLRLVLSGIAVSSFLGAGSNALMIFFPDRVQHVIGFMVGNLSAVTWQQVRILWPYAFIGFLFSMLLADRLNILLLGDETANSLGLNVEASRMFFMLIASLLAASAVSIVGLLGFVGLIVPHVARLVIGNNARYLIPASALLGAVVVLLCDTLGRVILRPQELPVGIIMAMLGAPFFLYLLRQKGEKMGGGHGH; encoded by the coding sequence GTGAGCCGTTTCGATATCAGGAGCCGTACCGGTTACCGTCTTGCAATCTTAGTACTTCTTCTCTGTCTGCTGTTTGCCGCCCTCCTTTTGGCGATCCGCTTCGGTTCTTCCGGTTTTACCTTCCGCCAGATCCTTCGGGCGCTTTTTATCGACACTACGTCGGTGGATCATCGCATCCTCATGATGGTGCGGATGCCGCGAGCCATTGCCGCCGCCCTGGTCGGTTTTTGTCTTGCCCTTTCCGGTACACTCCTGCAGGGGGTGATGCGCAATCCCCTTGCCTCACCGAATGTGATCGGGGTTTCCGCCGGGGCCGGGCTTGCGGCGGTCTGCATCTATATCCTTTTTCCCGGCCACTATTTCCTTGTGACGCCGGTGGCATTCGGCGGGGCCTTCCTGGCTGCTCTTTTGGTCTACCTGCTGGCCTGGAAGGGAGGAGCATCCCCGTTGCGTCTCGTCCTTTCGGGAATCGCCGTCTCCTCCTTTCTCGGCGCCGGAAGTAACGCCTTGATGATCTTCTTTCCCGATCGGGTTCAGCACGTGATCGGTTTTATGGTGGGAAATCTCTCTGCCGTCACCTGGCAGCAGGTCCGAATTCTGTGGCCCTACGCCTTCATAGGGTTTCTTTTTTCTATGCTCTTGGCGGATCGACTCAATATTCTGCTTCTCGGCGACGAGACGGCCAACAGCTTGGGCCTCAATGTCGAGGCCTCCCGCATGTTTTTCATGCTGATTGCCTCCCTCCTCGCCGCATCTGCGGTCAGTATTGTGGGACTCCTGGGCTTTGTGGGGCTGATCGTCCCTCATGTGGCGCGGCTTGTGATCGGGAATAACGCCCGTTACCTCATTCCCGCTTCAGCCCTTCTCGGAGCCGTTGTTGTTCTTCTCTGCGACACCCTCGGGCGGGTCATCCTTCGGCCTCAGGAGCTGCCGGTGGGTATCATCATGGCGATGTTGGGTGCACCCTTTTTCCTTTACCTGCTCAGGCAAAAGGGGGAGAAAATGGGAGGCGGCCATGGTCATTGA
- a CDS encoding ABC transporter ATP-binding protein — translation MVIEADKLCLGYGGKPIVKDLSLSVPAGSWASIIGPNGCGKSTLLKALSRNLKPVSGSVRVMDRPLDSYGGRGLARTMAFLAQTPQIPDYFSVKELVGYGRYPHTGWFGSFRPRDREVVEQALEATDMLDFSEREVASLSGGERQRAWIAMALAQEAELLLFDEPTTHLDIAYQFQILELIDRLRREMGRTVVTVLHDLNQAARYSDQLFVMKDGRIFATGEPSVVLTPPLLGDVFSIDVRLLQDEEHDCPFVVPLGGKQ, via the coding sequence ATGGTCATTGAGGCTGATAAGCTTTGTCTTGGGTACGGCGGCAAACCGATTGTTAAAGATCTCTCTCTTTCCGTGCCTGCCGGCTCCTGGGCATCAATCATCGGTCCCAACGGCTGCGGGAAATCGACGCTTCTGAAGGCCCTTTCCCGCAACCTGAAGCCTGTTTCCGGTTCCGTTAGGGTTATGGACCGGCCCTTGGATAGTTACGGAGGACGGGGCCTTGCCCGAACCATGGCTTTTCTCGCCCAAACTCCTCAAATCCCCGATTATTTTTCCGTGAAGGAACTGGTGGGCTATGGCAGATATCCCCATACCGGATGGTTCGGCAGCTTTCGTCCCCGGGATCGGGAGGTGGTGGAACAGGCTCTGGAGGCAACGGACATGCTTGACTTTAGCGAGCGCGAGGTTGCAAGCCTTTCCGGTGGTGAACGCCAGCGGGCCTGGATTGCCATGGCCCTGGCTCAGGAGGCGGAACTCCTGCTTTTCGACGAGCCGACGACTCATCTCGATATTGCCTACCAGTTCCAGATCCTCGAGTTGATCGACAGGTTGCGAAGGGAGATGGGGCGGACGGTGGTGACGGTACTCCATGATCTCAACCAGGCGGCCCGTTACTCCGACCAGCTTTTTGTGATGAAAGACGGTAGGATTTTTGCTACCGGGGAACCCTCGGTGGTCCTTACCCCTCCGCTCCTTGGGGATGTCTTTTCCATCGATGTGCGGCTCCTGCAGGACGAGGAACATGATTGTCCCTTTGTCGTTCCTCTGGGAGGAAAACAGTGA